From a single Rutidosis leptorrhynchoides isolate AG116_Rl617_1_P2 chromosome 5, CSIRO_AGI_Rlap_v1, whole genome shotgun sequence genomic region:
- the LOC139849996 gene encoding cyclin-A2-1-like: MWIVKGQILRGGNSRGGGNIQVKRVTMGVHGKLVYLTSGTTLFIQQSNMNKENVPAVHIQGATGRVTRARAKTLGTSGGLPPLHPLVKQNHKQALRPNTKRASSDNKSVTDAAPSGQAKRRAVLGDITNKYIDSSRGTVSKGNKLQTSKVVKRCNVQKTECVAPSILVEPQINKNKAEVTEDLTKLSTKELCEVTPEPNLENDSTSNKHSGLGSSSQKGESEITSEAETSNDQLVIDIDSKHKGPQMCSLYVAELYGNLRATELKWRHLVDYMKTVQLEITKEMRGILIDWLVEVCEEYGLASETFYLTVALIDLYLSKKCIGKRRLQLLGITCMLVASKYEEILAPRVEDFCFITDSTYTRLEVLEMEKQILDVLSFQLYIPTIKKFLRRYLLAAQSSYKAPVLELEFLANYLAELTLTEYSFLKFLPSLIAASAVFLAKWTLDQDEYPWNATLEHYTSYKASELKVTVLALQDLQLNNEAPLRAIRQKYKQEKFKGVATLTSQPVKLPS, encoded by the exons ATGTGGATTGTTAAAGGCCAGATATTAAGAGGTGGAAATAGTAGAGGTGGTGGAAATATTCAGGTTAAGCGTGTGACCATGGG AGTACATGGAAAGCTAGTCTATTTAACATCAGGCACCACTCTTTTTATACAGCAAAGTAACATGAATAAAGAAAATGTACCCGCTGTTCACATCCAGGGTGCTACTGGTCGAGTTACTAGAGCACGTGCAAAAACGTTGGGAACATCAGGTGGTTTGCCACCACTACATCCTTTGGTGAAACAAAACCATAAGCAGGCCCTTCGACCAAATACCAAAAGAGCATCATCAGATAACAAGTCCGTTACTGATGCTGCTCCTAGTGGCCAGGCTAAGAGAAGGGCTGTTCTAggtgatatcactaataaatacatTGATAGTTCCAGAGGAACTGTTTCTAAAGGAAATAAATTACAG ACTAGCAAGGTGGTCAAAAGATGTAATGTCCAGAAGACGGAGTGTGTGGCACCATCTATTCTAGTGGAACCTCAGATTAATAAGAACAAAGCAGAAGTAACAGAGGATCTGACCAAACTGAGCACAAAGGAATTATGTGAAGTAACTCCAGAACCAAATTTGGAAAATGATAGTACGTCCAACAAACACTCTGGACTTGGGAGCTCGTCACAGAAAG GAGAAAGTGAGATTACGAGTGAAGCAGAAACCTCGAATGATCAGTTGGTTATTGACATTGACTCTAAGCACAAGGGTCCTCAAATGTGCAGCTTATATGTTGCCGAATTATATGGCAATTTACGTGCCACAGAG CTTAAGTGGAGGCATTTAGTTGATTATATGAAAACAGTGCAGCTAGAAATCACAAAAGAAATGCGTGGAATCCTCATTGACTGGCTTGTGGAG GTCTGTGAAGAATATGGGCTAGCTTCTGAAACATTTTACCTTACAGTTGCACTCATTGATCTTTATCTTTCCAAGAAATGCATTGGAAAACGAAGACTCCAGTTACTTGGTATAACCTGCATGCTTGTTGCCTC TAAGTATGAAGAAATCTTGGCTCCACGTGTTGAAGATTTCTGTTTTATCACTGACAGCACTTACACAAGATTAGAG GTACTGGAGATGGAGAAACAAATACTGGATGTGTTGAGCTTTCAGCTTTATATTCCAACTATCAAAAAGTTCCTGAG GAGATATCTTTTGGCAGCACAAAGTTCATACAAG GCTCCAGTTTTAGAACTTGAGTTTCTGGCTAACTATTTAGCAGAGCTAACTCTAACTGAGTACAGTTTTTTGAAGTTCCTACCGTCTCTCATTGCTGCCTCAGCTGTTTTCCTGGCCAAATGGACACTTGATCAGGACGAATACCCATGG AACGCTACCTTAGAACATTATACTAGCTACAAGGCATCAGAACTGAAAGTAACAGT